One Fundulus heteroclitus isolate FHET01 chromosome 11, MU-UCD_Fhet_4.1, whole genome shotgun sequence DNA segment encodes these proteins:
- the fgfr4 gene encoding fibroblast growth factor receptor 4 translates to MVQCCMLCVLLLCLVDRVAVRSVPEIRTKDLRVSRPLIVPGYPENTTGVVGGQAKLLCKVHRPLSTKVQWLKTDSSSSGRTQGGLSQIKTLTSLKSNGSKVNTLHLSNITMEDAGEYICLAESVHGEQTVQAMQSAWLDVLPGTINSRTVEMTAAAIRPEVPQDISDDTTEHLVLEPGNSLKLRCDMNTRPGMAVNWYKEGVRLLPTPRMQMRGAIMEITDITYEDSGLYVCVLRGTKSPVRNFTITVADMLGSGDDDEDNGLEDPSAETENDQVYFSRGPYWTHTQRMEKKLYAVPAGNTVKFRCPAMGSPVPTIRWLKNGREFRGEHRIGGIKLRHQHWSLVMESVVPSDRGNYTCVVENKYGSITHSYVLDVLERSPHRPILQAGLPANTTAVVGSDVQFHCKVYSDAQPHIQWLKHIERNGSRYGSDGTPYVQVLKTGSLNMSEVEVLYLSKVTMEDAGEYTCLAGNSIGFAHQSAWLTVLSEEEAAESLETIETKYTDIIIYACGFVALIMAVIIVVLCRMQVHPRREPFDALPVQKLSKFPLRRQYSVESNSSGKSSASLMRVARLSSGCSPMLAGVMEFELPYDPDWEFPRENLTLGKPLGEGCFGQVVRAEAFGINKDCPDQATTVAVKMLKDDATDKDLADLISEMELMKVMDKHKNIINLLGVCTQDGPLYVLVEYASKGSLREYLRARRPPGMDYTFDVTKVPEEQLTFKDLLSCAYQVARGMEYLASKRCIHRDLAARNVLVTEDNVMKIADFGLARGVHQIDYYKKTTNGRLPVKWMAPEALFDRVYTHQSDVWSFGVLMWEIFTLGGSPYPGIPVEELFKLLKEGHRMDKPSNCTHELYMLMRECWHAVPTQRPTFKQLVEELDKSLLSISDEYLDLSTPFEQYSPSCEDTSSSCSSDNDSVFTHDALSTDPCLLAYQDVRSRIDAKTALR, encoded by the exons ATGGTGCAGTGCTGCATGCTCTGTGTTCTCCTGCTCTGCTTGGTGGACAGAGTCGCAGTCAGGAGTGTTCCTGAGATAAGAACGAAAG atcTCCGAGTGTCCAGGCCTCTGATTGTACCAGGGTATCCAGAAAACACCACAGGGGTGGTTGGTGGTCAAGCAAAACTCTTGTGCAAAGTCCACAGGCCGCTATCAACCAAGGTGCAGTGGCTTAAGACAGATTCAAGCAGCTCAGGACGAACCCAAGGAGGACTATCTCAGATCAAGACCTTGACA TCCCTGAAAAGTAATGGATCCAAGGTCAACACACTCCACCTGTCCAATATCACAATGGAAGATGCAGGCGAGTACATCTGCTTGGCCGAGAGTGTCCATGGGGAACAGACAGTTCAAGCCATGCAATCTGCGTGGCTGGATGTCCTGCCTG GTACCATCAATTCCCGAACTGTAGAGATGACAGCTGCTGCAATCCGACCAG AGGTTCCTCAGGACATTAGTGACGACACCACGGAGCATCTTGTCTTGGAACCAGGAAACAGTCTGAAGCTGCGTTGCGACATGAACACGCGGCCAGGCATGGCGGTGAACTGGTACAAGGAAGGAGTCCGGCTTTTGCCCACGCCCCGCATGCAGATGCGTGGCGCCATCATGGAGATCACGGACATCACGTACGAGGATTCTGGACTGTACGTTTGTGTTCTCCGGGGAACCAAAAGTCCCGTGAGGAACTTCACGATTACCGTGGCAG acatGTTAGGGTCAGGGGACGATGATGAGGACAACGGCTTGGAGGACCCATCTGCTGAAACTGAAAATGACCAAGTTTACTTCTCCAGAG GTCCCTACTGGACCCACACCCAGCGTATGGAGAAGAAGCTGTATGCTGTTCCCGCTGGAAACACTGTGAAGTTTCGCTGCCCTGCAATGGGCAGTCCAGTACCAACAATCCGGTGGCTCAAAAATGGACGTGAGTTCAGAGGAGAGCACCGCATCGGGGGAATTAAA CTACGACATCAGCACTGGAGCCTGGTCATGGAGAGTGTTGTGCCCTCAGACAGAGGAAACTACACCTGTGTGGTGGAGAACAAATATGGATCCATTACTCACAGCTATGTTCTCGACGTTCTGG AGCGTTCACCCCACAGGCCTATCCTGCAAGCTGGTTTACCTGCCAACACCACAGCAGTGGTAGGCAGCGATGTTCAGTTCCACTGCAAGGTTTACAGTGACGCTCAGCCTCACATTCAGTGGCTCAAGCACATTGAAAGAAATGGCAGCCGTTATGGTTCTGATGGCACTCCCTACGTTCAGGTCCTTAAG acTGGTAGTCTGAACATGTCAGAGGTTGAGGTCCTCTACCTTTCCAAAGTTACCATGGAGGATGCGGGAGAATACACCTGCCTAGCCGGAAATTCAATCGGCTTTGCCCACCAGTCGGCCTGGCTCACTGTGCTTTCAG aagaagaagcagctgaGTCGTTGGAAACGATTGAGACGAAGTACACCGACATCATCATCTATGCCTGCGGATTCGTGGCTCTGATCATGGCCGTCATCATCGTGGTGTTGTGCCGAATGCAGGTCCACCCAAGAAGGGAGCCTTTCGACGCCCTTCCTGTTCAGAAGCTCTCCAAGTTCCCTCTTCGCAGACAG TATTCAGTGGAATCCAACTCGTCCGGAAAGTCCAGTGCGTCTCTGATGAGGGTGGCCCGACTCTCGTCCGGCTGTTCCCCCATGCTGGCTGGTGTTATGGAGTTTGAGCTTCCCTACGATCCAGACTGGGAGTTCCCGAGGGAGAA CTTGACACTGGGAAAACCTCTAGGAGAGGGCTGCTTTGGTCAGGTGGTCAGAGCTGAAGCCTTTGGCATCAACAAGGACTGTCCGGATCAGGCCACCACTGTAGCAGTCAAGATGCTCAAAG acgATGCCACAGACAAAGATCTTGCAGACCTCATTTCAGAGATGGAGCTGATGAAGGTTATGGACAAGCACAAGAACATCATCAACCTACTGGGGGTCTGCACACAGGATG gCCCCCTGTACGTGCTGGTGGAGTACGCCTCCAAAGGCAGTTTGAGGGAGTACCTGCGGGCCAGGCGACCTCCAGGCATGGATTACACCTTTGATGTGACTAAAGTGCCCGAGGAGCAGCTCACCTTCAAAGACCTGCTTTCCTGTGCTTACCAGGTGGCCCGAGGGATGGAGTACCTGGCCTCTAAAAGG TGCATCCACAGGGACTTGGCAGCCAGGAACGTTCTGGTGACGGAGGACAACGTGATGAAGATCGCCGACTTCGGCCTCGCCAGAGGTGTCCACCAGATCGACTATTACAAGAAAACCACCAAC GGACGGCTGCCGGTGAAATGGATGGCACCAGAAGCCTTGTTTGACAGGGTTTACACTCACCAAAGTGACGT GTGGTCGTTCGGCGTCCTGATGTGGGAGATTTTCACGTTGGGGGGTTCCCCGTACCCCGGCATTCCCGTGGAGGAGCTCTTCAAGCTGCTAAAGGAGGGACACCGCATGGACAAGCCCTCCAACTGCACACATGAACT